One segment of Candidatus Omnitrophota bacterium DNA contains the following:
- a CDS encoding general secretion pathway protein GspB, which yields MRDSRKVIVVFFISLLLVLPTLGFSQTATTDASLEKYSFGLNSRDPFVPLVSRNGLILIPRETDVTNMELGGIIYSEEESVAIINNEVVKIGDMIGEYKVLTIERRKVILEKNNQGFTLELEE from the coding sequence ATGCGCGATAGCCGAAAAGTAATAGTTGTATTTTTTATTTCGTTATTGTTGGTTTTGCCGACTTTGGGATTCTCTCAAACGGCGACCACCGATGCGAGTTTAGAAAAATATTCTTTTGGGCTAAATAGCCGGGATCCGTTTGTCCCTTTAGTTAGCCGAAATGGGCTAATTCTTATACCTCGCGAAACAGACGTTACAAACATGGAATTAGGAGGTATAATATACTCTGAAGAAGAATCAGTGGCAATTATTAATAATGAAGTAGTTAAAATCGGAGACATGATTGGTGAGTATAAAGTCTTAACTATTGAAAGAAGGAAAGTTATTCTAGAGAAAAATAACCAAGGGTTTACTTTAGAACTGGAGGAATAG
- a CDS encoding PilN domain-containing protein — MKKVVINLSPQKQKAMKLDLGNLIAYLPLLIVVAIVGLAMVLLLQVIALKKAHTYSSEAKNWQQWESKAKTLQDIKQQTNNLKTKRDRLDKVLTPRYKMSLILGDIFFSLPKNIWFQNLDFQEGTLEIQGYVVKWNKDFLVSLNDFIRSLREREYFSSQFSVVEIKESQKENFNNAEVLKFIVECKK, encoded by the coding sequence ATGAAAAAAGTAGTTATAAATTTAAGTCCTCAAAAACAAAAGGCGATGAAATTAGATTTAGGAAATTTAATCGCCTATCTTCCTTTGTTGATTGTGGTTGCCATTGTTGGCTTGGCCATGGTTTTATTGCTTCAGGTAATAGCTTTGAAAAAGGCCCATACTTACTCTTCTGAGGCTAAAAATTGGCAGCAATGGGAGTCAAAAGCTAAAACCCTGCAGGATATCAAGCAGCAAACCAATAATTTAAAAACAAAACGCGACAGGTTAGATAAAGTTTTAACCCCGCGCTATAAAATGTCCCTTATTTTAGGGGATATTTTTTTCTCACTACCTAAAAACATATGGTTTCAAAATTTAGATTTTCAGGAAGGAACTCTAGAAATTCAAGGCTATGTGGTGAAATGGAATAAAGATTTTTTAGTATCTTTAAATGATTTTATTAGATCTTTGCGTGAGCGAGAGTACTTTTCTTCACAATTCTCGGTAGTTGAAATAAAGGAATCCCAAAAGGAAAATTTCAATAATGCTGAGGTTCTAAAATTCATTGTCGAATGCAAAAAATAA
- a CDS encoding cellobiose phosphorylase has product MLYEFIDNQGTFKVKNPQGHNLYFPLTNRDGSLLSSISPNLAGDIKADNDHFITPPLSLVDIKTNLLCRRDFFIKISSPNIKTKNKILRLSSPWKDTLEAGFLYHKVIKESSQLKAEVLNFIPYNLGVEITWIKLINTGNTALEITPTSFMPLYGRDANCLRDHRHVSSLLNRVDLTKHGILLKPTMVFDETGHKANDATYFSLGFQDNARAPLGQFPSLNYFCGQGDLIKPDAIEKTVKPITKNQKEFDGKETIAALLFDKKILKKSSEVNYFLITGMVRASKGKAKLAINNIFSKLNTPAKIEKSLSDTKQYWLKNLKTIDFDFANKDLNNWLLWVKLQPTLRKLFGNSFLPHFDYGKGGRGWRDLSQDALALLLSEPDKAKKIIINNFKGVRLDGSNATIITKKGEFLSDRNSIPRVWMDHGIWPYLSLRLYINQTADLNILNKDITYFKDHVLKRAKEVDQNFKQKDFLLRDKSNRIYKGTVLEHILIQHLVSFFNVGKHNIIRLENADWNDGLDMAPDLGESVAFSFMYARNLKDLACLLKQLKQKQKKIILLKEISFLLDLIKNPINYNDFKNKQQRLKDFFEKTKNIDGKKISLEIDAVIKDLENKSDHLLSWLKKKEWLKNGFFNGYYDNKGKRVEGKINKKIRIALPSQVFALMNKGLDSYQLKKTWSSINKYLKDPKLGGFRLNSDFGSIYLDLGRAFGFSYGDKENGAFFNHMVIMLSYALYGQELSQEGSIALESIYKMATTKEARIYPGIPEYFNSQGKGLYLYLTGSASWYIYTLFEKVLGIKLTIGDIRFKPLLNAGNFFKDRIKVSFSLGNKKLTICYQRISKNKILKIKKLLVAGKKITPKNNSYLIKRNSLSKNTRITVYLG; this is encoded by the coding sequence ATGCTTTACGAATTCATCGACAATCAAGGCACATTTAAAGTAAAAAATCCTCAAGGCCACAACCTATATTTCCCGCTTACCAATCGTGATGGCTCACTACTTAGCTCAATAAGCCCGAATCTTGCTGGAGATATAAAAGCTGACAACGACCATTTTATAACTCCGCCTCTTTCTTTGGTTGATATAAAGACTAACCTCCTTTGTCGACGAGATTTCTTTATAAAAATTAGTTCTCCAAACATCAAAACAAAAAATAAAATTTTACGATTATCTAGCCCCTGGAAAGATACCCTCGAAGCAGGATTTCTCTACCACAAAGTTATAAAAGAAAGTTCACAGCTAAAAGCAGAAGTTTTAAATTTTATCCCCTACAATCTCGGGGTTGAAATTACCTGGATAAAATTAATCAATACAGGCAACACTGCCTTAGAAATAACTCCTACTTCCTTTATGCCTCTCTATGGCCGTGACGCTAATTGTCTTCGCGACCATCGCCACGTAAGTAGCCTCCTAAATCGAGTTGATCTGACTAAGCACGGAATATTGCTAAAGCCAACTATGGTTTTTGATGAAACCGGTCACAAGGCCAATGATGCAACTTATTTCTCTCTGGGTTTTCAAGATAACGCTAGAGCCCCATTAGGTCAATTCCCCAGCTTAAACTACTTCTGCGGCCAAGGCGATTTAATTAAACCTGATGCTATTGAGAAAACTGTTAAGCCGATCACTAAAAACCAAAAGGAGTTTGACGGAAAAGAGACGATCGCGGCCTTGCTTTTTGATAAAAAAATATTAAAAAAATCGTCTGAAGTAAATTACTTTTTAATCACCGGTATGGTCAGAGCCTCTAAGGGCAAGGCTAAGCTAGCAATAAACAACATATTCTCAAAGCTAAACACACCGGCTAAAATTGAAAAAAGCCTATCGGACACTAAGCAATATTGGTTAAAAAATCTTAAAACAATAGACTTTGACTTCGCCAACAAAGATCTAAATAACTGGTTGCTCTGGGTTAAGTTGCAGCCAACCTTGCGCAAGCTATTCGGCAACTCGTTTCTGCCCCACTTTGACTACGGTAAGGGGGGCCGTGGCTGGCGCGACCTTTCACAAGACGCTCTGGCCTTACTACTATCAGAACCGGACAAAGCTAAAAAAATAATTATCAATAATTTTAAAGGTGTCCGGCTGGATGGTTCCAATGCTACGATAATTACTAAAAAGGGTGAGTTTCTTTCTGACCGAAACAGCATTCCCAGAGTCTGGATGGACCATGGCATCTGGCCCTACTTATCCCTGCGCCTATACATTAACCAAACAGCTGACCTTAATATTCTCAATAAAGATATTACCTATTTTAAAGATCACGTCCTAAAAAGAGCCAAGGAAGTCGACCAAAACTTCAAGCAAAAAGATTTTTTGCTTCGCGATAAATCAAACCGTATTTATAAAGGCACTGTACTTGAACACATCTTAATTCAACATCTGGTTTCTTTTTTTAATGTTGGAAAACATAATATCATCCGTCTAGAGAATGCTGACTGGAACGATGGCTTAGATATGGCCCCAGATTTAGGTGAAAGCGTAGCTTTTAGTTTCATGTACGCTCGGAATTTAAAAGATTTGGCTTGCCTCTTAAAGCAGCTGAAACAAAAGCAGAAAAAAATAATCTTGCTCAAAGAAATTTCTTTTCTGCTTGATCTAATAAAAAATCCCATCAACTACAATGATTTTAAAAATAAACAGCAACGATTGAAAGATTTTTTTGAAAAAACAAAAAATATAGACGGAAAAAAAATTAGCTTGGAAATCGACGCAGTGATCAAAGATTTAGAAAATAAATCTGACCACCTGCTAAGTTGGCTTAAAAAAAAGGAATGGCTAAAAAATGGTTTCTTTAACGGCTATTACGATAATAAAGGAAAAAGGGTTGAAGGCAAAATTAATAAAAAAATTAGGATAGCCCTACCTTCTCAAGTTTTTGCCTTAATGAATAAGGGCCTAGATTCTTATCAGCTTAAAAAAACTTGGAGCTCAATAAATAAATATTTAAAAGACCCAAAATTGGGTGGCTTTCGGCTAAATAGTGACTTTGGTTCAATTTATCTTGACTTAGGAAGGGCCTTTGGCTTTTCTTACGGCGACAAGGAAAATGGTGCTTTTTTTAACCATATGGTGATAATGCTTAGTTACGCTCTCTATGGCCAGGAATTAAGCCAAGAGGGCTCAATAGCCCTAGAATCCATCTATAAGATGGCAACCACCAAGGAAGCTAGAATCTACCCCGGGATTCCCGAATATTTTAACAGCCAAGGAAAAGGACTTTATCTCTATCTCACCGGATCGGCAAGCTGGTATATCTACACCCTTTTTGAAAAAGTCCTCGGAATTAAACTCACAATCGGTGACATACGTTTTAAACCGCTTTTAAACGCAGGAAATTTTTTTAAAGATAGGATAAAGGTCAGCTTTTCCTTAGGTAATAAAAAACTAACTATTTGCTACCAAAGAATCAGCAAAAACAAAATTCTTAAAATAAAAAAATTATTAGTAGCCGGCAAAAAAATAACACCTAAGAATAATAGCTACCTAATAAAAAGAAATTCTTTGAGTAAAAATACTAGGATTACAGTTTACTTGGGGTAG
- a CDS encoding AAA family ATPase, whose protein sequence is MYLELYGLKKIPFNITSDPQFFFESLSHKEALAALSYGVQEKKGIILITGEVGTGKTTLCKAFLNRISANTRTSLILNPYFSEVQLLRAIVEDFGLKLKKKTRLDIVNALNSFLVDINLRGEKAVVIIDEAQDLSNRQLEQIRLLSNLETSTDKLLQIVLVGQPELTEKLNRFDLRQIHQRIFVKHNLSPLNQAEVERYVNFRLRQAEAEHIVIAPESFKLIYEFSKGIPRLVNMLCDRVLLLGFVKEKSIFGPEMFSSCIKELQ, encoded by the coding sequence ATGTACCTAGAACTTTACGGTTTAAAAAAGATACCTTTCAATATTACTTCTGATCCACAATTTTTCTTTGAGAGCTTATCTCACAAGGAAGCATTGGCGGCGTTATCTTATGGAGTTCAAGAGAAAAAAGGCATTATTCTTATCACTGGCGAAGTAGGGACAGGTAAAACTACTCTTTGTAAGGCTTTTCTTAATCGAATTTCGGCTAACACTAGGACTTCTTTGATCCTTAATCCTTATTTTAGCGAGGTTCAGTTATTGCGAGCAATAGTAGAGGATTTTGGTTTGAAGCTTAAAAAGAAAACCCGTCTCGATATTGTCAATGCCCTAAATTCTTTTTTGGTCGATATTAATTTGAGGGGTGAAAAGGCAGTAGTCATTATTGATGAAGCTCAGGATTTAAGCAATCGTCAGTTAGAACAAATCCGCCTACTTTCTAACTTAGAAACTTCAACTGATAAGTTGTTGCAAATTGTTCTTGTTGGCCAGCCGGAGTTGACTGAAAAGCTTAATCGGTTTGATTTACGACAAATACATCAACGTATTTTCGTAAAACATAACCTTAGTCCTTTAAACCAGGCTGAAGTGGAGCGGTATGTTAATTTTCGGTTAAGACAAGCTGAGGCTGAACATATCGTAATTGCCCCAGAGTCTTTTAAGTTAATTTATGAATTTTCTAAAGGGATTCCTCGTTTAGTTAATATGCTTTGTGATCGAGTTTTACTTTTAGGATTTGTTAAAGAAAAAAGTATTTTTGGTCCAGAGATGTTCTCTTCATGTATTAAGGAGTTGCAGTGA
- a CDS encoding GspE/PulE family protein yields the protein MTIKEKIIKYIQEDKKCDKKVLIDIAKRARTYADLRSLLIESGLISEEELLLMFSKELKIPFLDLKKYKLPYKNQELLPKDIAIKHKVLPLCKIGNVLTLATANPLDVITHDDIKIITNAEKVDLVLSREKDISRAINFLYKSAEHISETLSSDVSLDSVGEGLLHQESKQDLESSISESKHPPVVRAIDVIIYNALKKRASDIHIEPCEDKLLIRYRVDGSLADEFSFPKTSQQAVIARLKIISSLDITESRLPQDGRFRVKFESREIDFRVSSLPTHFGEKFVLRVLDRESLSIGLKKLGFSPGPLALFEEAIKAPFGIMLVTGPTGSGKSTTLYSIINQINSTDKNIITIEEPVEYHLEGITQIQVNAEIGLTFSAGLRSVLRQSPDVIMVGEIRDAETADTAIKASLTGETILSTLHTNSAVGAIARLRDMGTEPFLLASSLVALTAQRLVRKLCPKCKEGYIPDKDLLKRLGFGLSSKIMGNNEPKKIYRAKGCPHCAHSGYRGRVAILEIILLDDKIREMIIELATEETIIQYAREFKGYQSLAEDGFLKCSEGVTSAEEVIRVISE from the coding sequence ATGACCATAAAAGAGAAGATAATAAAGTACATTCAAGAGGACAAAAAATGTGACAAGAAGGTCCTTATCGATATTGCCAAACGAGCTCGTACCTATGCTGATTTAAGGAGCCTTTTGATTGAGAGCGGGCTTATCAGCGAAGAAGAGCTCTTATTGATGTTTTCCAAAGAACTTAAGATCCCTTTTCTTGATTTAAAAAAATATAAACTACCTTACAAGAATCAAGAGCTATTACCTAAAGATATAGCAATTAAGCATAAGGTTCTTCCTTTATGCAAGATCGGCAATGTTCTGACTTTGGCCACAGCCAATCCTTTAGATGTTATTACTCATGACGACATAAAGATTATTACCAATGCCGAAAAGGTTGATTTGGTTCTTTCTCGTGAGAAGGATATAAGTAGAGCCATAAATTTTTTATACAAGTCGGCTGAACATATTTCCGAAACCCTTAGTAGCGATGTATCTCTTGATTCGGTTGGCGAAGGATTGTTGCATCAAGAGTCTAAACAAGATCTAGAGAGTTCAATTTCAGAAAGCAAGCATCCTCCGGTCGTGAGAGCAATTGATGTTATTATTTATAATGCCTTAAAGAAGCGGGCATCAGATATCCATATTGAGCCTTGTGAAGATAAATTATTAATTCGTTATCGAGTAGATGGATCCTTGGCCGATGAGTTTAGTTTTCCTAAAACCAGCCAGCAAGCCGTAATTGCTCGCTTGAAGATCATTTCATCTCTAGACATTACTGAGTCGCGGCTTCCTCAAGACGGTAGATTTCGGGTTAAATTTGAGTCTCGGGAAATAGATTTTAGAGTTTCTAGTTTACCTACCCACTTTGGCGAGAAGTTTGTTCTCCGGGTGCTCGATAGAGAGAGCTTATCGATAGGGTTAAAAAAACTAGGGTTTTCGCCCGGGCCGCTGGCTTTGTTTGAAGAGGCAATCAAAGCTCCCTTTGGAATAATGTTAGTTACTGGGCCAACTGGAAGCGGTAAATCAACAACTCTTTATTCAATCATTAATCAGATTAACTCGACTGATAAAAATATTATAACTATTGAAGAGCCGGTTGAGTATCATTTAGAAGGTATAACTCAAATTCAAGTTAATGCTGAAATCGGCTTAACTTTTTCTGCTGGTTTACGGTCGGTTTTGCGTCAATCACCGGATGTAATTATGGTTGGTGAAATCAGAGATGCTGAGACTGCCGACACAGCGATTAAAGCTTCTTTAACCGGCGAGACCATACTTTCTACTCTTCATACCAATAGCGCAGTGGGAGCAATAGCTCGTCTGCGCGATATGGGTACAGAGCCATTCCTGTTAGCTTCATCGTTAGTTGCCCTTACTGCTCAGCGTTTAGTGCGTAAGCTTTGTCCTAAATGTAAGGAAGGATATATCCCGGATAAGGATTTATTGAAGCGTTTGGGGTTTGGATTAAGTAGTAAAATAATGGGGAACAACGAGCCAAAAAAGATTTATCGAGCCAAGGGCTGTCCTCACTGCGCTCACAGCGGTTATAGAGGTAGAGTAGCAATACTGGAAATTATTCTTTTAGATGATAAAATAAGAGAGATGATTATTGAATTAGCAACTGAGGAAACGATTATCCAGTACGCTCGAGAATTTAAGGGTTACCAATCTTTGGCCGAAGATGGTTTTTTAAAATGTAGCGAAGGGGTAACTTCGGCAGAGGAAGTTATTCGGGTAATCTCGGAGTGA
- the pilM gene encoding pilus assembly protein PilM: MMIKANVFLKAIQSQSVLKRFKKSLPISQFKEQVRKILRPNDFLKTEARPTVGLNIGNYYLKGLIFKGDSLSDYFIEPNEDLVKTLGKVWAQKKISAKSVKISIKNPSCLVRYFSFPKMEKKRLEQALFYELNKHIPFSPEEVYFDYYILKDASPTELSILLAVAKKDYIDNILEAFKTLGVEVSEINLDSICIFNLFLDNCSDNKEINSCILDIGSSFSVMTIVNKGVPFLTRDVKFSTKDIVAIVARTKGLKPGEVEKQLVSSPDAGEFLEFIQSGISGLCKEMKSSFDYFEVNKGEHIDKVYLTGGLASIKDIESVFAEALDVEVSLLPNIPSFLKKLDGQILDERFNHFKSSFSAAFGLIL; the protein is encoded by the coding sequence ATGATGATCAAGGCTAATGTTTTTCTAAAAGCAATTCAATCGCAGTCTGTTTTGAAGCGATTCAAAAAATCCTTACCGATTAGCCAATTTAAAGAACAGGTTAGAAAAATTCTCCGGCCGAATGATTTTCTTAAAACTGAAGCTAGGCCCACGGTAGGTTTAAACATTGGAAATTACTACCTTAAAGGGCTAATTTTTAAAGGAGATAGCCTTTCTGATTATTTTATTGAACCGAATGAAGATTTAGTTAAAACTCTTGGAAAAGTCTGGGCTCAAAAGAAGATTTCTGCCAAATCAGTCAAGATTTCTATTAAGAATCCGAGTTGTCTAGTGCGTTATTTTTCCTTTCCTAAAATGGAGAAGAAAAGATTAGAGCAGGCACTTTTCTATGAGCTGAATAAGCATATTCCTTTTTCTCCGGAAGAGGTGTATTTTGATTATTATATTTTAAAAGATGCCAGCCCAACAGAGCTATCAATTTTGCTAGCCGTCGCCAAGAAGGATTATATCGATAATATTTTGGAAGCTTTTAAAACACTCGGAGTAGAAGTATCTGAGATAAATTTAGATAGCATTTGCATCTTCAATCTTTTTCTCGATAACTGTAGCGATAACAAGGAGATTAATTCTTGCATTTTAGACATTGGCAGTAGTTTCTCGGTTATGACGATCGTAAATAAAGGGGTTCCTTTTCTAACTCGGGATGTCAAATTCAGCACAAAAGATATAGTGGCGATCGTAGCTCGGACCAAAGGTTTGAAGCCAGGTGAGGTTGAAAAGCAACTTGTGAGTTCTCCTGATGCTGGCGAATTTCTGGAATTTATTCAAAGCGGCATCTCGGGGCTTTGCAAGGAAATGAAAAGCTCTTTTGATTATTTCGAAGTTAACAAAGGTGAACATATAGATAAAGTCTATTTGACCGGCGGGTTAGCTTCGATTAAAGATATTGAGAGTGTTTTTGCTGAAGCCTTAGATGTAGAGGTGAGCCTTTTGCCAAATATCCCTAGCTTTTTAAAAAAACTAGACGGTCAAATCCTAGATGAGCGGTTTAATCACTTTAAGAGTAGTTTTTCGGCCGCCTTCGGTTTGATTTTATAA
- a CDS encoding prepilin-type N-terminal cleavage/methylation domain-containing protein, with translation MEKLKKAITLMELMIVVTIISVLAALAIPNLLRSRMSARAAISANLLRIVCSAEVQWRATNPEYATLQELASAQPPYIDVSLASGIKQEYIIKAVPNTYIDFYATATPQNLAQAKTYYIDEDGLLCRSNSVNTPAPNIHIGTSCPVGFSEVE, from the coding sequence ATGGAAAAATTAAAAAAGGCCATAACTCTCATGGAGCTTATGATAGTTGTAACCATAATATCTGTCTTGGCAGCTTTGGCTATACCTAATTTATTGCGTTCGCGGATGTCTGCCCGAGCAGCTATTTCGGCGAATCTTCTTCGCATTGTTTGTTCTGCTGAAGTGCAGTGGCGGGCAACTAACCCGGAATATGCAACTTTACAGGAGTTAGCTTCTGCCCAGCCTCCCTATATTGACGTTTCTTTAGCTAGCGGCATAAAGCAGGAATATATTATTAAAGCGGTTCCTAATACTTACATTGATTTCTACGCTACGGCCACACCGCAGAATTTAGCTCAAGCTAAAACTTATTATATTGACGAGGACGGTCTTCTTTGTAGATCTAATTCTGTAAACACTCCTGCCCCAAATATTCATATCGGAACAAGTTGTCCTGTTGGCTTTTCCGAAGTAGAGTAA
- the pilO gene encoding type 4a pilus biogenesis protein PilO produces MQKINFDKKIIAFSLLIAVIVIEILILLPWSIKRVIGLNKKIALIGQQIKSTENDWPRLNEYSKVNQELKNQIENSRSKLILSQEASESLSFISTASKEFGVEIKSFLPGELINYLAESEENLFYLPISIEAKAKFHNLALFLEYLQTSQYFFDIKELKVSSDYPYNSIEIVVCAIAEK; encoded by the coding sequence ATGCAAAAAATAAATTTTGATAAAAAAATAATTGCGTTTTCACTTTTAATCGCGGTCATTGTAATTGAAATACTGATTTTGCTTCCTTGGAGCATAAAGAGAGTGATTGGCCTTAATAAGAAAATCGCTTTAATCGGTCAGCAAATTAAGAGCACCGAGAATGATTGGCCTAGGCTTAATGAGTATTCAAAGGTTAATCAAGAGCTTAAAAATCAAATAGAGAATAGTCGAAGCAAGCTCATTCTTTCTCAGGAAGCTTCAGAATCACTATCTTTTATTTCAACCGCTAGCAAGGAGTTTGGGGTAGAGATAAAGTCTTTTCTCCCTGGCGAATTGATTAACTATCTTGCGGAATCGGAAGAGAATTTATTCTATTTGCCAATCAGTATAGAGGCCAAAGCTAAATTTCATAACTTAGCTTTATTTTTGGAATATCTTCAAACTAGCCAATATTTTTTTGATATTAAAGAGTTAAAAGTTTCTTCAGATTACCCTTATAATTCTATAGAAATAGTAGTATGCGCGATAGCCGAAAAGTAA
- a CDS encoding prepilin-type N-terminal cleavage/methylation domain-containing protein, whose amino-acid sequence MKKGFTLVEIMIVVAIIALLAAIAIPNLLRARLSAQEAAAAAAAHTVAAAEIQYRATNPGYAALATLGSENPPYIDTTLAGGTKQGYTFSVVTDNTNGTFAARAVNTAAQGHSFYIDEDGILCRSTAVGTAAAAHEGTNACPSGYAEMQ is encoded by the coding sequence ATGAAGAAAGGTTTTACTCTTGTTGAAATTATGATCGTTGTAGCTATCATTGCTCTTTTAGCGGCGATAGCTATACCCAATCTTTTGAGGGCTCGTTTGTCAGCCCAAGAAGCTGCTGCAGCTGCAGCCGCTCATACAGTTGCTGCCGCTGAGATTCAATATCGAGCAACTAATCCTGGTTATGCTGCCTTGGCAACTTTAGGCAGTGAGAATCCACCCTATATTGATACAACTTTGGCTGGTGGAACTAAACAGGGATATACTTTTTCAGTTGTTACCGACAACACTAATGGGACTTTTGCAGCTAGAGCAGTTAATACTGCTGCACAAGGTCATTCTTTCTATATAGATGAAGATGGAATTCTATGTAGATCTACTGCTGTTGGCACTGCTGCCGCAGCTCATGAAGGTACGAATGCTTGTCCATCTGGTTATGCTGAAATGCAGTAA
- a CDS encoding type II secretion system F family protein has product MKLFSYIVKDKEGKTTKGVIEAESKQKLIEHFHGQESIIFSIEETKEKARKKRKGKIKTDDLVIFSRQFTTLIESGIPVVECLGILGEQTEQAYFKEVIWAILREVKEGTSLSASLSGHKDVFPDIYLSMVEAAEASGNLPEILDRVSFYLEKSSALRKKVISALYYPVIIVLMAIAITSFLIFKVIPTFKEIFSALGGVLPLPTRILISFSDLARKPTSILGLLIILGGGGMLFTRYIKTPKGKRNFHKFILRLPVFGNLARKLAIAKFSRTFSTLVRSGVPILKCLEIVAKTSGNVVIEEAVMESRTAIQEGQPISFPLEKTGVFPPMVTRMISVGEKSGRLEEMLSKIAQFYEEQTDAMVAGLSSLIEPIVIGFLGIVVGGIVVSLFLPIIKITQYIGGVH; this is encoded by the coding sequence ATGAAGTTATTTTCATATATCGTTAAGGACAAGGAAGGAAAAACAACCAAGGGGGTTATTGAGGCTGAGTCTAAACAAAAGCTTATTGAGCATTTTCATGGCCAAGAGAGTATTATTTTTTCAATTGAAGAGACTAAGGAAAAGGCTAGGAAAAAAAGAAAAGGCAAGATAAAAACCGATGATTTAGTAATTTTTTCGCGTCAATTCACTACTTTAATTGAAAGCGGAATTCCGGTAGTTGAGTGTTTGGGCATTCTAGGCGAACAAACCGAGCAGGCTTATTTTAAGGAAGTTATCTGGGCTATTTTGCGCGAGGTTAAAGAAGGAACATCTCTTTCAGCCAGCCTTTCTGGGCATAAGGATGTTTTTCCTGATATTTATTTAAGCATGGTTGAAGCAGCGGAAGCTTCTGGGAATTTGCCGGAGATTTTAGATCGGGTTTCATTTTACTTAGAAAAAAGCAGTGCTTTAAGGAAGAAAGTGATTTCGGCTCTTTATTATCCGGTAATCATTGTTCTTATGGCGATAGCCATAACTTCGTTTTTAATCTTTAAGGTAATCCCTACCTTTAAAGAGATTTTTTCTGCTCTTGGCGGGGTTTTACCTTTGCCTACTAGAATTTTGATAAGTTTTTCGGATTTGGCCCGAAAGCCAACATCAATCCTTGGCTTACTGATTATTTTAGGCGGCGGCGGCATGCTTTTTACTCGTTATATCAAAACACCAAAAGGCAAGCGCAACTTCCATAAATTTATTTTACGGCTTCCGGTATTTGGAAATTTAGCTAGAAAGTTAGCGATTGCTAAATTTTCCCGGACATTTTCTACTTTGGTTCGTAGCGGAGTTCCGATATTAAAGTGTTTGGAGATTGTAGCCAAGACCTCAGGAAATGTTGTTATTGAAGAGGCAGTTATGGAGTCCCGGACAGCGATTCAAGAAGGACAGCCGATTTCTTTTCCTTTAGAAAAAACCGGAGTTTTCCCTCCAATGGTTACCAGGATGATTTCGGTAGGTGAAAAAAGCGGAAGGCTGGAGGAGATGTTGTCTAAGATAGCTCAATTTTATGAAGAGCAGACTGATGCTATGGTTGCTGGGTTATCAAGTTTAATCGAGCCTATAGTTATTGGCTTTTTGGGAATAGTCGTTGGTGGCATTGTAGTTTCTTTATTTTTGCCAATAATCAAAATTACCCAATATATTGGCGGAGTTCATTGA